The following proteins are encoded in a genomic region of Cryptomeria japonica chromosome 11, Sugi_1.0, whole genome shotgun sequence:
- the LOC131076767 gene encoding cytochrome P450 82A3, translated as MDITFSTMQVILVGAVTIFLVTTILVKYLGNYRSRLPPGPRAIPVIGHLHLLIDKTRPIHQILNSLSLLYGPIMQLKFGSSPVLVINSSDLAKECFTVNDKAFASRPRPAHGQHLGYNYYNLGWAPYGPYWRNARKICVLELLSSKRIQSFRPKRMKEICKAVYSMFQQSQLQSIVNMRNVLYQLTFKTLMAMIIDDRYFGEELGIPADLFTHLIEETLILKGVICIGDYIPWLKWLDLQGYEKAMKEVQGKLDLYMRRILDKHREKGLKEEGVMEDFIDVLISQAKENGDAIPEKDAFIKATALVMIGAGSDTSSVALEWALSMLLQHPKVMNKAQEELDSKIGRNRLVEESDIHQLQYLQAIVKETLRLHPSAPLLVPHKSIEDCILGGYHIPSGTLLMVNAWAIHRDPKEWNKPLEFIPERFTEKEIEIDNILRGNDFEMIPFGAGRRGCPRASLAMCMMQTTLARLLQSFDWFVPDGRLIDMNEGIGLTAPRAMPLEVNIKPRLSHHQYQQEV; from the exons ATGGACATAACATTTTCTACGATGCAAGTTATTCTGGTAGGAGCCGTGACAATTTTTCTTGTGACAACAATTCTAGTAAAATACCTTGGAAATTATAGGAGCCGTCTCCCTCCAGGCCCCAGAGCTATTCCTGTAATTGGTCACCTTCATCTTCTCATAGATAAAACCAGGCCAATTCACCAGATTCTAAATTCACTCTCACTGCTCTATGGGCCTATTATGCAACTCAAATTTGGTAGCAGCCCTGTTCTAGTGATAAATTCTTCAGATTTAGCCAAAGAATGTTTTACAGTAAATGACAAGGCTTTTGCTTCTAGACCTCGGCCTGCACATGGCCAGCATTTGGGCTACAATTATTATAATCTGGGTTGGGCTCCTTATGGCCCCTACTGGAGAAATGCTAGAAAAATCTGTGTACTCGAGCTTCTGTCCTCCAAAAGAATCCAATCATTTAGACCCAAGAGGATGAAAGAGATTTGTAAGGCAGTATATTCTATGTTTCAACAGTCACAATTGCAGAGTATTGTGAACATGAGAAATGTTTTGTACCAATTGACTTTTAAAACCCTGATGGCTATGATCATAGATGACAGGTATTTTGGCGAAGAATTGGGGATTCCAGCAGATTTGTTTACCCATCTGATTGAAGAGACTCTTATACTTAAAGGAGTAATTTGTATTGGGGATTATATACCCTGGTTGAAGTGGCTTGATTTGCAGGGGTACGAAAAGGCTATGAAGGAGGTACAGGGAAAGTTAGATTTGTATATGCGGAGAATTCTGGACAAGCACAGGGAGAAAGGATTAAAAGAGGAGGGAGTGATGGAAGACTTTATTGATGTGCTAATCTCACAGGCAAAGGAGAATGGTGACGCAATTCCTGAAAAAGATGCATTTATTAAGGCAACTGCTCTA GTTATGATAGGTGCAGGATCTGATACATCTTCAGTTGCACTAGAGTGGGCACTGTCAATGTTATTGCAACATCCCAAAGTAATGAATAAGGCGCAAGAGGAGCTTGATTCTAAAATTGGACGAAACAGATTGGTGGAGGAATCAGATATACACCAGTTACAATACTTGCAAGCAATAGTTAAAGAGACTTTGCGTCTTCATCCATCGGCACCTTTGCTTGTGCCACACAAATCTATTGAGGATTGTATACTGGGAGGTTATCATATTCCTTCAGGAACATTGCTGATGGTAAATGCATGGGCAATTCATAGGGACCCAAAAGAATGGAATAAGCCATTAGAGTTTATACCAGAGCGTTTTACGGAGAAGGAAATAGAGATAGATAACAtactgagagggaatgattttgAGATGATTCCTTTCGGGGCAGGGAGAAGAGGATGTCCAAGGGCTTCTTTGGCAATGTGTATGATGCAAACAACTTTGGCAAGGTTGTTGCAGAGCTTTGATTGGTTTGTTCCAGATGGAAGATTGATTGACATGAATGAAGGGATTGGTTTGACAGCGCCAAGGGCAATGCCTTTGGAAGTTAACATCAAGCCTCGTCTTTCCCATCATCAATACCAGCAAGAAGTCTAG